Proteins from one Malania oleifera isolate guangnan ecotype guangnan chromosome 4, ASM2987363v1, whole genome shotgun sequence genomic window:
- the LOC131153275 gene encoding germin-like protein subfamily 1 member 7 — MVKMGVEFLGTVLVVLALASSLASAADPNPLQDFCVAINNTKDAVFVNGKFCKDPKLAVSDDFFASGIQIPQNALNPLGSKVTMFNVDTIPGLNTLGVSIARVDFAPGGVNPPHLHPRASELLVVEEGTLYAGFVTSNPSNRLFTKILHKGDAFVFPMGAIHFQLNLGKTNAVAKASFGSQDAGVTTVANAIFGSNPRINPDVLAKAFQLDKKEVKYLQGLSWFQNAP, encoded by the exons ATGGTGAAAATGGGTGTTGAGTTCCTCGGAACAGTACTTGTGGTTTTGGCTTTGGCTTCCTCATTGGCCTCTGCCGCAGACCCCAACCCCCTTCAGGATTTCTGTGTTGCCATTAACAACACCAAGGATgctg TGTTCGTCAATGGTAAATTCTGCAAAGACCCAAAACTAGCAGTGTCTGATGATTTTTTCGCATCTGGaatccaaatacctcaaaatgcCTTGAACCCACTGGGATCAAAAGTCACCATGTTCAACGTTGACACCATCCCGGGGCTCAACACTCTAGGCGTCTCCATCGCTCGTGTTGACTTTGCCCCTGGCGGTGTCAACCCACCGCACCTCCACCCCCGTGCATCGGAGCTGCTGGTGGTGGAGGAGGGCACTTTGTACGCTGGTTTTGTCACCTCCAACCCTAGCAACCGCCTCTTCACCAAGATCCTCCACAAGGGAGACGCCTTTGTGTTCCCGATGGGTGCCATTCACTTCCAGCTCAATCTAGGCAAGACCAATGCAGTGGCCAAGGCCAGCTTTGGTAGCCAGGATGCGGGCGTGACCACCGTTGCTAATGCTATCTTTGGGTCGAATCCGCGCATTAATCCAGATGTTCTTGCCAAGGCATTCCAACTGGATAAGAAGGAAGTTAAATATCTTCAAGGACTTTCATGGTTCCAGAACGCGCCCTAG